From one Henningerozyma blattae CBS 6284 chromosome 1, complete genome genomic stretch:
- the GLT1 gene encoding glutamate synthase (NADH) (similar to Saccharomyces cerevisiae GLT1 (YDL171C); ancestral locus Anc_7.361): protein MTVLKSESFNPLEESYEGGKPLDYSKNTETKSWANVIPNKQGLYDPNYEKDACGVGFVANFKGVQSHKIVSDAKYLLCNMTHRGAVSSAGNGDGAGILVGMPHVFFKREFKLDLNIDVPEMGHYSIGNIFFNKNQPMEKIESLKLIFESLAKDQDLNVLGWRKVPVDSSILGEVALSREPLILQPLIVPIDVKLENFDSFDDNKFQRSLYLLRKQASKNISLNDWFYACSLSNKTIVYKGQLTPNQVYDYFPDLTNAHFESHMALVHSRFSTNTFPSWDRAQPLRWLAHNGEINTLRGNKNWMRAREGVMYSKTFKDQLDQLYPIIEDGVSDSGALDNVLELLTINGVLSLPEAIMLMVPEAYHKDMDSHLKAWFDWAACLMEPWDGPALLTFTDGRYTGAMLDRNGLRPCRYYVTSDDRVICASEVGVIPIQNSLIIQKGKLKPGDMFLIDTDAGEIVDTKKLKLKFAKRKDFKSWLSKIIKLDDLIEKLNTNSTSLKSLKSIIDTSPELPSLKVQSDPRLLANGYTFEQVSFLLTPMALTGKEALGSMGNDAPLACLNQDPVLVYEYFRQLFAQVTNPPIDPIREANVMSLECYVGPQGNLLDMESEQCNRLLLKSPILRWNEFKALENIELIHPSWTIGNIDITFDKSEGLLGYTAAIDRINKEASNLIDERKKILILSDKKMGPSRISVSSLIAVASVHHHLVRNKQRSNVAIILETGEAKEVHHFCVLLGYGCDGIYPYLAMESLVRMNNEGLIRNVQNDDINLNENTLLDNYKHAVDAGILKVMSKMGISTLASYKGAQIFEALGVDNSVIDLCFTGTASRVNGVTFEFIAQDAFSLHERGYPSRPVVSRSVNLPESGEYHYRDGGYKHVNDPTAIASLQDSVTNKNETAWRMYVKKEMEAIRECTLRGLLRLDFENSTPIPLDQVEPWTEIARRFASGAMSYGSISMEAHSTLAIAMNRLGAKSNCGEGGEDAERSLVSPNGDTMRSAIKQVASARFGVTSHYLSDADEIQIKVAQGAKPGEGGELPAHKVSKEIAKTRHSTPNVGLISPPPHHDIYSIEDLKQLIYDLKCANPRAGISVKLVSEVGVGIVASGVAKAKADHILVSGHDGGTGAARWTSVKYAGLPWELGLAETHQTLVLNDLRRNVVVQTDGQLRTGFDIAVAVLLGAESFTLATIPLIAMGCVMLRRCHLNVCAVGIATQDPYLRSKFKGQPEHVINFFYYLIQDLREIMAKLGYRTVDEMVGHSEKLLKRDNVNPKALNIDLGPILTPAHVIRSDAETRFTKKQEMKLHTRLENKLIDEAEITLDRGLPVTIDAKIVNTDRALGSTLSYRISKKFGEQGLPKDTVVVNIEGSAGQSFGAFLAPGITFILNGDANDYVGKGLSGGTIAIRPPKDSSFRSDENVIVGNTCFYGATSGNAYISGCAGERFGVRNSGANIVIERIKGNNAFEYMTGGRVVVLSQLESLNAFSGATGGISYCLVSDFDDFDGKVNKDTVELEDLSDPVEIALVKNMIQEHVNLTDSKLGAKILNSFNYYLKNFVKVIPTDYKKVLIKEKENLAKQKQKEAEAFLNKLQRNNNHEEMDATNGEVKSLLSAKVQAQNSAVSNNSTLKEPKLVDLEDAIPDQEANEKKIEKLEKLRGFMTYQRRQEKYRPAKARAKDWDEFTAPLSKKESRIQAARCMDCGTPFCLSDTGCPVSNIIPKFNDLIFKNEWKLALDKLLETNNFPEFTGRVCPAPCEGACTLGIIELPVGIKSIERIIIDNAFKNGWIKPNPPSHRTGKTIGIIGSGPSGLACADQLNKAGHNVVVYERNDRCGGLLMYGIPNMKLDKSVVQRRIDLLKAEGIEFMTNVSIGKDISVEELKEQHDAVVFAIGSTIPRDLPIKGRELKNIDFAMSLLEKNTKALLNNELEVVREQIQDKRVIVIGGGDTGNDCLGTSVRHEAKSVVNFELLPQPPQERSKDNPWPQWPRIMRVDYGHAEVKQHYGKDPREYCILSKEFIGNEEGEVTGIKTVRVEWKKSESGVWQMIEIPNSEETFEADIVLLSMGFIGPELLSDDNIKKTKRGTIDTLEDSSYSIDGEKLFAAGDCRRGQSLIVWAIQEGRKCAASIDTFLMGNTYLPNNGGIVKRDYQLLEELAAKVN, encoded by the coding sequence ATGACTGTCTTAAAATCCGAATCTTTCAATCCATTAGAAGAATCTTACGAAGGTGGGAAACCATTGGATTATTCCAAAAACACAGAAACTAAATCCTGGGCCAACGTCATCCCAAACAAACAAGGGTTATACGACCCAAACTATGAAAAAGATGCCTGTGGTGTTGGTTTCGTGGCTAATTTCAAAGGGGTCCAATCCCATAAGATCGTCTCAGATGCAAAATATCTATTATGTAACATGACGCATCGTGGTGCTGTCTCTTCAGCCGGTAATGGTGATGGTGCAGGTATCCTTGTGGGCATGCCTCATGTTTTCTTCAAAAGAGAATTCAAATTAGACCTTAATATCGATGTTCCTGAAATGGGTCATTATTCTATtggtaatattttctttaataaaaatcaaccaatggaaaaaattgaatctttaaaattgattttcGAATCGTTGGCTAAAGATCAAGATTTGAACGTCTTGGGTTGGAGAAAAGTCCCTGTCGATTCATCCATCTTGGGTGAAGTTGCTTTGTCAAGAGAACCTTTGATCTTACAACCTTTGATTGTCCCCATCGATGtcaaattggaaaatttcGATTCttttgatgataataaattccAAAGATCCTTGTATCTTTTAAGAAAACAAGCCTCTAAAAATATCTCCTTAAATGATTGGTTCTATGCATGTTCCTTAAGtaataaaacaattgtTTATAAAGGTCAATTGACTCCAAATCAAGTCTATGATTATTTCCCAGACTTAACAAACGCTCATTTCGAATCCCATATGGCTTTGGTTCATTCTAGATTCTCCACAAATACTTTCCCATCTTGGGATAGAGCTCAACCGTTACGTTGGTTGGCTCATAATGGTGAAATCAATACTTTAAGAGGTAATAAGAATTGGATGAGAGCAAGAGAAGGTGTCATGTATTCtaaaacttttaaagaTCAATTAGATCAATTATATCCAATTATCGAAGACGGTGTCTCAGATTCAGGTGCTTTAGATAACGTCTTGGAATTATTAACCATTAATGGTGTCTTATCCTTGCCAGAAGCCATCATGTTAATGGTCCCTGAAGCATATCATAAAGATATGGATTCACATTTAAAAGCTTGGTTCGATTGGGCTGCTTGTTTAATGGAACCTTGGGATGGTCCAGCTCTTTTAACTTTCACAGATGGTCGTTATACAGGTGCCATGTTAGATAGAAATGGGTTAAGACCTTGTCGTTATTACGTCACCTCTGATGATAGAGTCATTTGTGCTTCCGAAGTAGGTGTCATCCCAATACAAAACTCTTTGATCATTCAAAAGGGCAAATTGAAACCGGGTGATATGTTCTTAATTGATACAGATGCTGGTGAAATCGTAGACacaaagaaattgaaattgaaattcgccaaaagaaaagatttCAAATCTTGGTTatccaaaattattaaattagatgatttgattgaaaaattaaatacaaattcaacttctttgaaatctttaaaatccATAATCGATACTTCTCCTGAATTACCTTCCTTAAAAGTTCAAAGTGATCCACGTCTCTTAGCCAATGGTTATACTTTTGAACAAGTCTCATTCTTATTGACCCCAATGGCTTTAACTGGTAAAGAAGCTTTAGGTTCTATGGGTAACGATGCTCCCTTAGCTTGTCTAAACCAAGACCCTGTATTAGTTTATGAATATTTCAGACAATTATTTGCTCAAGTGACAAACCCTCCAATTGATCCAATTCGTGAAGCAAACGTCATGTCTTTGGAATGTTATGTTGGTCCACAGGGAAATCTATTAGATATGGAATCAGAACAATGCAATcgtttattattaaaatctcCTATTTTACGTTGGAACGAATTTAAAGCcttagaaaatattgaattgatTCATCCTTCTTGGACTATTGGTAATATCGATATCACTTTTGATAAATCAGAAGGTTTATTAGGTTATACTGCTGCCATTGATCgtattaataaagaagctagtaatttaattgatgaaCGCAAGAAAATACTTATTTTGtctgataaaaaaatgggTCCTTCTAGAATCTCTGTATCTTCATTAATCGCAGTTGCTTCAGTACATCATCATTTAGTAAGAAATAAACAACGTTCAAATGTTGCCATTATTTTAGAAACTGGTGAAGCTAAAGAAGTTCATCATTTCTGTGTATTATTAGGTTATGGTTGTGATGGTATTTATCCATATTTGGCCATGGAAAGTTTAGTTAGAATGAATAATGAAGGTTTGATCCGTAATGTTCAAAATGATGATATCAATCtaaatgaaaatacttTATTAGATAACTATAAGCATGCTGTTGATGCAGGTATATTAAAAGTCATGTCTAAGATGGGTATTTCCACATTAGCTTCTTATAAAGGTGCTCAAATCTTTGAAGCTTTAGGTGTTGATAATTCAGTCATTGATTTATGTTTCACCGGTACTGCTTCAAGAGTCAACGGTGTtacttttgaatttattgcCCAAGATGCATTCTCCTTACATGAACGTGGTTATCCTTCAAGACCTGTCGTTTCAAGATCTGTCAATTTACCAGAAAGTGGTGAATACCATTATAGAGATGGTGGTTATAAGCATGTTAATGATCCAACTGCTATTGCCTCTTTACAAGATTCTGTTACTAATAAGAACGAAACTGCTTGGAGAATGTACGTCAAAAAGGAAATGGAAGCCATTAGAGAATGTACTTTGAGAGGTTTACTAAGGTTAGATTTCGAAAATTCTACTCCTATTCCACTTGACCAAGTTGAACCTTGGACTGAAATCGCTAGAAGATTCGCTTCAGGTGCTATGTCTTATGGTTCCATTTCCATGGAAGCCCATTCCACTTTAGCCATTGCCATGAACCGTTTGGGTGCTAAATCTAATTGTGGTGAAGGTGGTGAAGATGCTGAAAGATCTCTTGTTAGTCCAAATGGTGACACTATGAGATCAGCTATCAAACAAGTTGCCTCCGCTAGATTCGGTGTCACTTCACATTATTTATCTGACGCTGATGAAATCCAAATTAAAGTTGCCCAAGGTGCTAAACCTGGTGAAGGTGGTGAATTGCCAGCTCATAAAGTTTCTAAAGAAATTGCCAAGACTAGACACTCTACTCCAAATGTCGGTTTGATTTCTCCTCCACCTCATCATGATATTTATTCCATTGAAGATTTGAAGCAATTGATTTATGATTTGAAATGTGCTAATCCAAGAGCTGGTATTTCTGTTAAATTAGTGTCTGAAGTTGGTGTTGGTATTGTTGCCTCAGGTGTGGCTAAAGCTAAAGCTGATCATATTTTGGTTTCTGGTCATGATGGTGGTACTGGTGCTGCTAGATGGACTTCAGTCAAATATGCAGGCTTACCTTGGGAATTAGGTTTAGCTGAAACTCATCAAACTTTAGTTTTGAATGATTTAAGACGTAATGTTGTCGTTCAAACTGATGGTCAATTAAGAACTGGGTTTGATATTGCCGTCGCAGTTCTATTAGGTGCAGAATCATTTACATTGGCTACTATCCCATTAATTGCCATGGGTTGTGTTATGTTAAGAAGATGTCATTTGAACGTTTGTGCAGTTGGGATTGCTACTCAAGATCCATACTTGAGATCTAAGTTCAAAGGTCAACCAGAACATGttatcaatttcttctacTATTTGATTCAAGATTTAAGAGAAATTATGGCTAAATTAGGTTATCGTACCGTTGATGAAATGGTTGGTCATTCcgaaaaattattaaagagaGATAATGTTAATCCAAAGGCTTTGAATATTGATTTAGGTCCAATTTTAACTCCAGCTCATGTCATCCGTTCTGATGCTGAAACTAGATTTACCAAAAAGCAAGAAATGAAATTACACACTCGtctagaaaataaattaattgatgaaGCAGAAATTACTTTAGACCGTGGTTTACCTGTTACTATTGATGCTAAGATTGTCAATACCGATCGTGCATTGGGTTCTACTCTATCTTATAGAATTTCCAAGAAATTCGGTGAACAAGGGTTACCAAAGGACACTGTCGTTGTGAACATTGAAGGTTCTGCTGGTCAATCATTTGGTGCCTTCTTGGCTCCTGGTATTACTTTCATCCTAAATGGTGATGCTAACGATTATGTTGGTAAAGGTTTATCTGGTGGTACTATTGCTATTAGACCACCAAAGGATTCTTCATTTAGAAGTGATGAAAATGTCATTGTTGGTAATACTTGTTTCTACGGTGCTACTTCTGGTAATGCCTATATCTCTGGTTGTGCTGGTGAACGTTTCGGTGTACGTAACTCTGGTGCAAACATTGTCattgaaagaattaaagGTAATAATGCTTTCGAATATATGACTGGTGGTAGAGTTGTTGTTTTAAGTCAACTAGAATCATTGAATGCATTCTCAGGTGCTACTGGTGGTATTTCTTACTGTTTGGTATCAGACTTTGATGATTTCGATGGTAAGGTTAATAAAGATACTgtagaattagaagatttatCTGATCCAGTTGAAATCGCTTTAGTTAAGAATATGATTCAAGAACACGTGAACTTAACTGATTCTAAATTAGGTGCTAAGATTTTGAATAGCTTTAACTATTACTTGAAAAACTTTGTGAAGGTAATTCCAACTGATTACAAGAAggttttaattaaagaaaaagagaaCTTggcaaaacaaaaacaaaaggAAGCTGAAGCATTCTTGAATAAACttcaaagaaataataaccaTGAAGAAATGGATGCTACAAACGGTGAAGTAAAGAGTTTATTGTCTGCTAAAGTTCAAGCTCAAAATTCAGCAGTATCCAATAATTCTACATTGAAAGAACCAAAATTAGTTGATTTAGAAGATGCTATTCCTGATCAAGAAGctaatgaaaagaaaattgaaaagttGGAAAAATTACGTGGTTTCATGACATATCAAAGACgtcaagaaaaatatagacCTGCTAAAGCAAGAGCTAAGGATTGGGATGAATTTACAGCGCCATTATCTAAAAAGGAATCAAGAATTCAAGCTGCAAGATGTATGGATTGTGGTACTCCTTTCTGTTTATCAGACACTGGTTGTCCAGTTTCCAACATTATTCCTAAATTTAACGACTTAATCTTCAAGAATGAATGGAAACTAGCTTTGGATAAGTTATTAGAAACTAACAATTTCCCAGAATTTACTGGTAGAGTTTGTCCAGCTCCATGTGAAGGTGCTTGTACTTTAGGTATTATTGAATTGCcagttggtattaaatcaattgaaagaattattattgataatgcTTTTAAGAATGGCTGGATTAAACCAAATCCACCATCTCATCGTACCGGTAAGActattggtattattggTTCTGGTCCTTCAGGTTTAGCTTGTGCtgatcaattgaataaagCGGGTCATAATGTTGTTGTTTATGAAAGAAATGACAGATGTGGTGGTTTACTAATGTACGGTATTCCAAATATGAAATTGGATAAATCTGTGGTACAACGCCgtattgatttattaaaggcAGAAGGTATCGAATTTATGACTAATGTTTCCATTGGTAAGGATATTTCtgttgaagaattaaaagaacaGCATGATGCTGTCGTGTTTGCCATTGGTTCCACCATTCCAAGAGATTTGCCAATTAAGGGTCGtgaattaaagaatattgATTTTGCTATGTCATTGTTAGAAAAGAATACTAAAGCTTTATTAAACAATGAACTTGAAGTTGTACGTGAGCAAATCCAAGACAAGAgagttattgttattggtGGTGGTGATACTGGTAACGATTGTTTAGGTACTTCTGTTAGACATGAAGCTAAATCTGTTGTTAATTTCGAATTATTGCCACAACCACCACAGGAAAGATCTAAGGATAATCCATGGCCACAATGGCCAAGAATCATGAGAGTTGATTATGGTCATGCGGAAGTTAAACAACATTATGGTAAAGATCCAAGAGAATACTGTATTTTATCTAAGGAATTCATTGGTAATGAAGAAGGTGAAGTCACCGGTATCAAGACAGTCCGTGTTGAATGGAAGAAATCTGAAAGTGGTGTTTGGCAAATGATTGAAATTCCAAATAGTGAAGAAACTTTTGAAGCCGATATTGTACTATTATCTATGGGGTTCATTGGTCCTGAATTATTATCcgatgataatattaaaaagacTAAGAGAGGCACTATTGATACCTTAGAAGACTCTTCTTATTCCATTGAtggtgaaaaattattcgCTGCAGGTGATTGTAGAAGAGGTCaatctttaattgtttGGGCCATACAAGAAGGTAGAAAATGTGCAGCGTCTATCGATACATTCTTAATGGGCAATACCTACTTACCAAACAATGGTGGTATTGTTAAACGtgattatcaattattggAAGAACTAGCCGCTAAAGTTAATTAG
- the UPS1 gene encoding Ups1p (similar to Saccharomyces cerevisiae UPS1 (YLR193C); ancestral locus Anc_7.359), producing MVLFHKSTHIFQNDFATVSLAFFNRYPNPYSKNVLSTDTLAQHIDPQNGKLYKTRLIKKDGKLPRWIMPFLGKITTTYILEKSIVDPMKYTMETYMSNIDHLSIMRVEEYTTYKYDNINHNTIVSSEVKFSSTFREGIRNKVESWSRNKFDESVKKSREGMVFVMKNLQMKSQNMKEA from the coding sequence ATGGTTCTATTTCACAAGAGTACacatatatttcaaaatgatTTCGCCACTGTTTCTTTGGCGTTTTTCAATCGATATCCCAACCCTTACTCCAAAAACGTGTTATCAACAGACACGTTAGCACAACACATCGACCCTCAAAATGGTAAATTATACAAGACGCGACTAATCAAAAAAGATGGTAAGTTGCCACGATGGATAATGCCCTTCTTGGGCAAGATCACCACGACGTATATCCTTGAGAAATCCATTGTGGATCCTATGAAATACACCATGGAAACATACATGAGTAATATCGATCATTTGAGTATTATGAGAGTGGAAGAATATACAACGTATAAATACGATAACATTAATCATAACACAATAGTCAGTAGCGAAGTGAAGTTTTCCAGTACGTTTAGAGAGGGGATCAGAAATAAGGTGGAAAGTTGGTCAAGAAACAAGTTCGATGAAAGTGTCAAGAAAAGTAGAGAAGGAATGGTTTTTGTCATGAAGAACCTCCAGATGAAATCCCAAAACATGAAGGAAGCATAA